AAAAGAATATTCCTACAGTCCTGTGGGTCATTCTATCCGTGATGCTAATTGCTGGCTGCGGTCATCATCGAATGACTGCCAACCCTCCTGCGCCGGCACCTGTTCCTCCACAATTTCCTGCAGAACCGTCTCCGATTCCAGAAAAGAGGCCCACTTCGCCTGTTCCTCCTCCGTCGGCCGGCACTCAGGTTCTGGGCCATTACAGCGAAAAGGGAATCGCATCCTGGTACGGTGTACCCTTCAACGGGCGCCGCACCTCGGATGGAGAAACTTACGACATGTTTCAATACACGGCGGCGCATCGGACACTCCCATTTGGCGCCGTGGTTCGTGTGACGAATCTCAATAATGGCAAACAGGCCCTTGTCCGAGTAAATGACCGTGGTCCGTTTGTAGCCAATCGCATTATCGA
This sequence is a window from Candidatus Bathyarchaeia archaeon. Protein-coding genes within it:
- a CDS encoding septal ring lytic transglycosylase RlpA family protein, which gives rise to MRVLGVRQLLIGSIPNEKNIPTVLWVILSVMLIAGCGHHRMTANPPAPAPVPPQFPAEPSPIPEKRPTSPVPPPSAGTQVLGHYSEKGIASWYGVPFNGRRTSDGETYDMFQYTAAHRTLPFGAVVRVTNLNNGKQALVRVNDRGPFVANRIIDLSYAAAVALGMVGTGTAPVRIETVGGPNPEVGLFGVQVGAFQVEENAVRMRERLEAQYSPVTIATVELSTGTIYRVRVGRMNTEDLAHELADRIEREQQLTAFVVRLDD